TTCAGAATTGTCAGTACTGCGGCTTGAGGAAAGATAATCGCCGTGTCCATCGCTACCGTATGCCGGCCGTGGAGGTTTTGGAGGCGGCGAAAAGAATCATGCACGGCGGTATTTCCACCGTTGTCCTGCAGTCTGGAGAGGATCTGGCGACGACGGATTCGATTTCTACGCTTGTTAGAACCATCAAGTCGGAGACCGGTCTCACCGTGACCCTGTCCTTGGGCGAACGGGACAGGGAGGATTATCGGCGCTTCAGGGAGGCTGGGGCCGAACGATACCTTCTGAAACATGAGACGGCTTCGCGACCCCTGTTTGAAACCATGAGGCCGGGATCGTCCTACGAGAATCGCAGGCAATGTCTGCAATGGTTAAAGGAATTGGGGTTTGAAACGGGAGCGGGAAATATGATCGGCCTTCCAGGGCAATGCATGACCGATCTTGCCATGGATCTTCATTACTTGAATGCGCTGCAACCGGACATGATTGGGATCGGTCCTTTCATTCCCCACCCGGAGAC
The DNA window shown above is from Deltaproteobacteria bacterium and carries:
- the hydE gene encoding [FeFe] hydrogenase H-cluster radical SAM maturase HydE translates to MSRLVLEKIIQSLFAGREVQTDELVHVLSAGDPGVVSGMHTAADQKRLDMTGDAVLLRGIIEISNICIQNCQYCGLRKDNRRVHRYRMPAVEVLEAAKRIMHGGISTVVLQSGEDLATTDSISTLVRTIKSETGLTVTLSLGERDREDYRRFREAGAERYLLKHETASRPLFETMRPGSSYENRRQCLQWLKELGFETGAGNMIGLPGQCMTDLAMDLHYLNALQPDMIGIGPFIPHPETPLAQYPPGSSPLTLRVVALSRLLVPQANIPATTALGVLDKSGRINALHAGANVVMLDFTPVKYRRFYDIYPGKARALTEMDTYLPILREELAAIGRPVG